From a region of the Lactuca sativa cultivar Salinas chromosome 4, Lsat_Salinas_v11, whole genome shotgun sequence genome:
- the LOC111914640 gene encoding probable LRR receptor-like serine/threonine-protein kinase At1g07650 isoform X2, with amino-acid sequence MKSILFFMFSLILYKSFASAQSPKLDETEVKVLKEIGEKLGINGTKEWDLDKNPCSGEGNWGRGEFPKGFEVSVNCDCSFEQNATCRVVRIALKSQNISAAIPPEFSKLRYLTQLDLSRNYLNGTIPPQWATMRLGDLSLMGNRLSGPFPRVLTRITTLVNLSMEGNRFSGSIPQEIVNMKNLQKLVLASNEFSGPLPVGLGKLTNLTDMRISDNNFTGKIPDFIGNWTQIQKLHLQGCSLEGPIPSSISVLTKLNDLRISDLKTTGSSFPQLQKMEDLSKLVLRNCLIRGTIPEYVGNMRTLKTLDLSFNNLTGEIPSSFSELGKTDYIYLTDNNLTGPIPGWVFSSSKTVDVSYNRFTWDSSGPNECPRGTINMVEGYSLSTNKQSNIHPCLRKDFPCSSSTRQPYSLHINCGGKEVNINNTTRYKADLEAKGAATYYGERNWAFSSTGHFLDDDHDSDIYTLSNVSSLHNVSSSETELYTSARTAAISLTYYGLCLLNGNYNLSLHFAEIVFTQDSTYNNLGKRVFDVYVQGELKLKDFDIAKEAGGAGRPITKKFTVNVTSNTVKIQLYWAGRGTTGIPVRGIYGPLISAISLDPNFDPPVYGKKIAVSLIVAIVGGGVFFILLIILILWRKGFFTAKNAKDRELKGLDLQTGIFTLRQIKAATKNFDLSNKLGEGGFGAVYKGSLSDGTIIAVKQLSSKSKQGTREFVNEIGMISALQHPNLVKLYGCCVEGNQLSLIYEYMENNCLSRALFGRDKVSKAKLTWPVRWKVCLGIARGLVYLHEESQLRIVHRDIKTSNVLLDKDLNAKISDFGLAKLTDDGNTHISTRIAGTIGYMAPEYAMRGYLTPKADVYSFGIVVLETVSGKSNTNYRPKEEFVYLLDWAYVLQERGSLLELVDPDLGSEYSSEEAMTLLNVALLCTNASPTLRPTMSQAMNMLEGRTSVQDLLSDPGFSTINPKFRALRNHFWQNPSQTLTISSEDPCTESLIAPEANN; translated from the exons ATGAAAAGTATCTTGTTCTTCATGTTTTCATTGATTTTGTACAAAAGTTTTGCATCCGCACAATCACCAAAGCTAGACGAGACAGAAG TGAAGGTACTGAAAGAAATAGGTGAAAAATTGGGGATAAATGGGACGAAAGAATGGGATTTGGATAAGAATCCGTGCAGTGGCGAAGGGAATTGGGGCCGCGGCGAGTTCCCAAAAGGATTCGAGGTCTCTGTTAACTGTGATTGCTCTTTCGAACAAAATGCCACCTGCCGCGTCGTTCGCAT AGCTTTGAAATCCCAGAACATCTCAGCTGCTATTCCACCAGAGTTTTCCAAGCTTCGATACCTTACACAATT GGATCTCAGTCGTAACTACCTCAATGGAACTATACCTCCCCAATGGGCTACTATGCGCTTGGGTGACCT CTCTCTCATGGGAAACAGATTATCCGGCCCATTTCCAAGAGTTCTCACCAGAATAACTACCCTTGTAAATCT GAGCATGGAAGGAAATCGCTTTTCAGGATCCATACCCCAAGAGATTGTCAACATGAAAAATTTGCAGAAACT TGTTCTGGCTTCAAATGAATTCTCTGGCCCACTGCCTGTTGGACTTGGAAAACTTACCAACTTGACTGATAT GAGGATAAGTGACAATAATTTCACTGGAAAGATACCAGACTTCATTGGCAACTGGACACAAATTCAGAAATT GCATCTACAAGGTTGTTCTCTTGAGGGGCCAATTCCTTCTAGCATCTCTGTGTTAACAAAACTAAATGATCT AAGGATCAGTGACTTGAAAACTACAGGATCTAGTTTCCCACAACTGCAGAAAATGGAAGATCTGAGTAAATT GGTACTTAGAAATTGTTTGATCCGTGGGACAATCCCTGAATACGTGGGGAATATGAGAACACTGAAAACTCT AGACCTCAGCTTCAACAATTTGACTGGTGAAATCCCATCATCTTTTTCTGAACTAGGCAAAACAGATTACAT TTATTTGACAGATAATAATCTTACTGGACCTATACCTGGATGGGTCTTCTCAAGCTCCAAAACTGT GGATGTTTCCTATAACCGTTTTACATGGGATTCTTCTGGTCCAAATGAATGTCCACGTGGGACAAT AAACATGGTGGAGGGGTATTCTTTGTCCACAAACAAACA aAGCAATATTCATCCATGTCTAAGGAAAGATTTCCCATGTTCTAGTTCAACTAGACAAC CCTATTCTCTACACATCAATTGCGGGGGCAAAGAAGTAAATATCAACAACACCACTAGATACAAAGCTGATTTAGAAGCAAAAGGCGCAGCAACATATTATGGGGAAAGAAACTGGGCATTTAGCAGCACTGGACACTTTTTAGATGATGATCATGATTCTGATATCTACACTCTTTCAAATGTATCAAGTCTCCATAACGTGTCATCATCCGAAACAGAATTGTACACGTCAGCACGCACAGCTGCTATTTCTCTCACTTACTATGGACTCTGTCTTCTCAACGGAAATTACAATCTTAGCCTTCACTTTGCTGAGATTGTTTTCACCCAAGACAGCACATATAACAACCTTGGAAAGCGCGTATTTGATGTTTATGTCCAG gGGGAGTTGAAATTGAAGGATTTTGATATTGCAAAAGAGGCTGGAGGTGCTGGTAGGCCAATTACAAAAAAATTCACAGTCAATGTGACGAGTAACACGGTCAAGATTCAACTTTATTGGGCTGGAAGGGGCACTACTGGAATTCCAGTTAGAGGAATTTATGGTCCTTTAATATCAGCCATTTCACTTGATCCAA ATTTCGACCCCCCTGTTTATGGGAAAAAAATTGCAGTTAGTTTAATAGTAGCAATTGTTGGTGGAGGAGTGTTTTTTATATTGTTAATCATACTTATCTTGTGGAGAAAAGGCTTCTTTACGGCTAAAAATGCGAAAGATAGAG AGCTCAAAGGTCTGGATCTGCAAACTGGAATATTCACTCTAAGACAGATAAAAGCTGCAACTAAAAACTTTGATTTGTCAAACAAGCTTGGCGAAGGTGGTTTTGGTGCTGTTTACAAG GGTTCATTATCAGATGGGACAATCATTGCAGTGAAACAACTATCATCAAAGTCAAAACAAGGAACTCGCGAATTCGTGAATGAAATCGGCATGATTTCAGCTTTACAACACCCAAATCTTGTGAAACTATACGGATGTTGTGTTGAAGGCAACCAGTTATCTTTGATTTATGAGTACATGGAGAATAACTGCCTATCTCGTGCCCTTTTCG GTCGAGATAAAGTGTCGAAAGCAAAGCTGACATGGCCAGTGAGGTGGAAGGTATGTTTAGGGATAGCCCGAGGCTTGGTGTATCTCCATGAAGAATCACAACTAAGAATTGTACACAGAGACATCAAAACTAGCAATGTGTTGCTCGATAAAGACCTGAATGCAAAAATATCTGATTTCGGTTTGGCAAAGCTTACTGATGATGGAAATACCCACATCAGTACTCGTATTGCAGGAACCAT AGGTTACATGGCTCCGGAGTACGCGATGCGAGGTTACTTGACTCCCAAGGCAGATGTTTACAGTTTTGGAATCGTGGTATTAGAAACAGTTAGTGGAAAAAGCAACACCAACTATAGACCCAAAGAAGAGTTTGTTTACCTTCTTGATTGG GCATATGTTCTGCAAGAGAGAGGGAGTTTATTGGAATTGGTTGATCCGGATTTGGGATCCGAGTATTCATCGGAGGAAGCAATGACACTTTTGAATGTGGCTCTTTTGTGCACGAATGCATCACCTACACTTAGGCCAACTATGTCACAAGCCATGAACATGTTAGAGGGTCGCACGAGTGTTCAAGATTTGCTATCTGACCCTGGATTTTCAACTATAAATCCCAAGTTTAGGGCCTTAAGGAATCACTTTTGGCAGAATCCTAGTCAGACACTTACAATATCCAGTGAGGATCCGTGTACTGAGTCGTTGATAGCTCCTGAAGCAAATAACTGA
- the LOC111914640 gene encoding probable LRR receptor-like serine/threonine-protein kinase At1g07650 isoform X1: MKSILFFMFSLILYKSFASAQSPKLDETEVKVLKEIGEKLGINGTKEWDLDKNPCSGEGNWGRGEFPKGFEVSVNCDCSFEQNATCRVVRIALKSQNISAAIPPEFSKLRYLTQLDLSRNYLNGTIPPQWATMRLGDLSLMGNRLSGPFPRVLTRITTLVNLSMEGNRFSGSIPQEIVNMKNLQKLVLASNEFSGPLPVGLGKLTNLTDMRISDNNFTGKIPDFIGNWTQIQKLHLQGCSLEGPIPSSISVLTKLNDLRISDLKTTGSSFPQLQKMEDLSKLVLRNCLIRGTIPEYVGNMRTLKTLDLSFNNLTGEIPSSFSELGKTDYIYLTDNNLTGPIPGWVFSSSKTVDVSYNRFTWDSSGPNECPRGTINMVEGYSLSTNKQSNIHPCLRKDFPCSSSTRQQAYSLHINCGGKEVNINNTTRYKADLEAKGAATYYGERNWAFSSTGHFLDDDHDSDIYTLSNVSSLHNVSSSETELYTSARTAAISLTYYGLCLLNGNYNLSLHFAEIVFTQDSTYNNLGKRVFDVYVQGELKLKDFDIAKEAGGAGRPITKKFTVNVTSNTVKIQLYWAGRGTTGIPVRGIYGPLISAISLDPNFDPPVYGKKIAVSLIVAIVGGGVFFILLIILILWRKGFFTAKNAKDRELKGLDLQTGIFTLRQIKAATKNFDLSNKLGEGGFGAVYKGSLSDGTIIAVKQLSSKSKQGTREFVNEIGMISALQHPNLVKLYGCCVEGNQLSLIYEYMENNCLSRALFGRDKVSKAKLTWPVRWKVCLGIARGLVYLHEESQLRIVHRDIKTSNVLLDKDLNAKISDFGLAKLTDDGNTHISTRIAGTIGYMAPEYAMRGYLTPKADVYSFGIVVLETVSGKSNTNYRPKEEFVYLLDWAYVLQERGSLLELVDPDLGSEYSSEEAMTLLNVALLCTNASPTLRPTMSQAMNMLEGRTSVQDLLSDPGFSTINPKFRALRNHFWQNPSQTLTISSEDPCTESLIAPEANN, encoded by the exons ATGAAAAGTATCTTGTTCTTCATGTTTTCATTGATTTTGTACAAAAGTTTTGCATCCGCACAATCACCAAAGCTAGACGAGACAGAAG TGAAGGTACTGAAAGAAATAGGTGAAAAATTGGGGATAAATGGGACGAAAGAATGGGATTTGGATAAGAATCCGTGCAGTGGCGAAGGGAATTGGGGCCGCGGCGAGTTCCCAAAAGGATTCGAGGTCTCTGTTAACTGTGATTGCTCTTTCGAACAAAATGCCACCTGCCGCGTCGTTCGCAT AGCTTTGAAATCCCAGAACATCTCAGCTGCTATTCCACCAGAGTTTTCCAAGCTTCGATACCTTACACAATT GGATCTCAGTCGTAACTACCTCAATGGAACTATACCTCCCCAATGGGCTACTATGCGCTTGGGTGACCT CTCTCTCATGGGAAACAGATTATCCGGCCCATTTCCAAGAGTTCTCACCAGAATAACTACCCTTGTAAATCT GAGCATGGAAGGAAATCGCTTTTCAGGATCCATACCCCAAGAGATTGTCAACATGAAAAATTTGCAGAAACT TGTTCTGGCTTCAAATGAATTCTCTGGCCCACTGCCTGTTGGACTTGGAAAACTTACCAACTTGACTGATAT GAGGATAAGTGACAATAATTTCACTGGAAAGATACCAGACTTCATTGGCAACTGGACACAAATTCAGAAATT GCATCTACAAGGTTGTTCTCTTGAGGGGCCAATTCCTTCTAGCATCTCTGTGTTAACAAAACTAAATGATCT AAGGATCAGTGACTTGAAAACTACAGGATCTAGTTTCCCACAACTGCAGAAAATGGAAGATCTGAGTAAATT GGTACTTAGAAATTGTTTGATCCGTGGGACAATCCCTGAATACGTGGGGAATATGAGAACACTGAAAACTCT AGACCTCAGCTTCAACAATTTGACTGGTGAAATCCCATCATCTTTTTCTGAACTAGGCAAAACAGATTACAT TTATTTGACAGATAATAATCTTACTGGACCTATACCTGGATGGGTCTTCTCAAGCTCCAAAACTGT GGATGTTTCCTATAACCGTTTTACATGGGATTCTTCTGGTCCAAATGAATGTCCACGTGGGACAAT AAACATGGTGGAGGGGTATTCTTTGTCCACAAACAAACA aAGCAATATTCATCCATGTCTAAGGAAAGATTTCCCATGTTCTAGTTCAACTAGACAAC AAGCCTATTCTCTACACATCAATTGCGGGGGCAAAGAAGTAAATATCAACAACACCACTAGATACAAAGCTGATTTAGAAGCAAAAGGCGCAGCAACATATTATGGGGAAAGAAACTGGGCATTTAGCAGCACTGGACACTTTTTAGATGATGATCATGATTCTGATATCTACACTCTTTCAAATGTATCAAGTCTCCATAACGTGTCATCATCCGAAACAGAATTGTACACGTCAGCACGCACAGCTGCTATTTCTCTCACTTACTATGGACTCTGTCTTCTCAACGGAAATTACAATCTTAGCCTTCACTTTGCTGAGATTGTTTTCACCCAAGACAGCACATATAACAACCTTGGAAAGCGCGTATTTGATGTTTATGTCCAG gGGGAGTTGAAATTGAAGGATTTTGATATTGCAAAAGAGGCTGGAGGTGCTGGTAGGCCAATTACAAAAAAATTCACAGTCAATGTGACGAGTAACACGGTCAAGATTCAACTTTATTGGGCTGGAAGGGGCACTACTGGAATTCCAGTTAGAGGAATTTATGGTCCTTTAATATCAGCCATTTCACTTGATCCAA ATTTCGACCCCCCTGTTTATGGGAAAAAAATTGCAGTTAGTTTAATAGTAGCAATTGTTGGTGGAGGAGTGTTTTTTATATTGTTAATCATACTTATCTTGTGGAGAAAAGGCTTCTTTACGGCTAAAAATGCGAAAGATAGAG AGCTCAAAGGTCTGGATCTGCAAACTGGAATATTCACTCTAAGACAGATAAAAGCTGCAACTAAAAACTTTGATTTGTCAAACAAGCTTGGCGAAGGTGGTTTTGGTGCTGTTTACAAG GGTTCATTATCAGATGGGACAATCATTGCAGTGAAACAACTATCATCAAAGTCAAAACAAGGAACTCGCGAATTCGTGAATGAAATCGGCATGATTTCAGCTTTACAACACCCAAATCTTGTGAAACTATACGGATGTTGTGTTGAAGGCAACCAGTTATCTTTGATTTATGAGTACATGGAGAATAACTGCCTATCTCGTGCCCTTTTCG GTCGAGATAAAGTGTCGAAAGCAAAGCTGACATGGCCAGTGAGGTGGAAGGTATGTTTAGGGATAGCCCGAGGCTTGGTGTATCTCCATGAAGAATCACAACTAAGAATTGTACACAGAGACATCAAAACTAGCAATGTGTTGCTCGATAAAGACCTGAATGCAAAAATATCTGATTTCGGTTTGGCAAAGCTTACTGATGATGGAAATACCCACATCAGTACTCGTATTGCAGGAACCAT AGGTTACATGGCTCCGGAGTACGCGATGCGAGGTTACTTGACTCCCAAGGCAGATGTTTACAGTTTTGGAATCGTGGTATTAGAAACAGTTAGTGGAAAAAGCAACACCAACTATAGACCCAAAGAAGAGTTTGTTTACCTTCTTGATTGG GCATATGTTCTGCAAGAGAGAGGGAGTTTATTGGAATTGGTTGATCCGGATTTGGGATCCGAGTATTCATCGGAGGAAGCAATGACACTTTTGAATGTGGCTCTTTTGTGCACGAATGCATCACCTACACTTAGGCCAACTATGTCACAAGCCATGAACATGTTAGAGGGTCGCACGAGTGTTCAAGATTTGCTATCTGACCCTGGATTTTCAACTATAAATCCCAAGTTTAGGGCCTTAAGGAATCACTTTTGGCAGAATCCTAGTCAGACACTTACAATATCCAGTGAGGATCCGTGTACTGAGTCGTTGATAGCTCCTGAAGCAAATAACTGA